The sequence below is a genomic window from Silene latifolia isolate original U9 population chromosome 7, ASM4854445v1, whole genome shotgun sequence.
TCATCAATTTCAATTATCAACTCTCAaccatctaaaaaaaaaaaaaaaaaactctcaacCATCTACTAATATAATTTCCTACCCTTCAATTATGAGAAACATTTAATCAATTTATGAacgatttttttaaaataatgctaAAAAATAAGGTACTTATCGTTTTGGGTTGATTTTGAAACTATTTAACTGAGCTTATATTTAATGTTTTTgaattatattgtaattttttaagTTAATGTTTAACTGAATGAACTCCGAAAtttatagtaaaactcaaaatttttaaaacaaaattgaaaactttattataatgctcaaaaactatacaaCGGGTGTAATACATCGAATATATAATCTGCTTATTGCCCTCCTAATTTTTCAGCTAGTAGAGAgttaggtagcacggacactcttCCTAACTAGTCGTCCCGTGTCCGACGCCGTGTCCGACACCTAACACTCGTCGGGGACACGCCTAAACATGTTATAGCTTAGACGGGGAATAGAATGTCAAAAGAGATTGATTAAAAGATGGGTTTGGGTGGAAAATGAGAATTAGTTATAATCAAGATCAAattttaccttcacttatttaaatttaatatcaaatacgttacaaaaataaaatcatacgttatttataactataaaatatactatattatattaaatttaaataacgtgttcCATGtcttaaatttcatgggatgtcaTATCACGTGttcgtgtccgttttggtgctacttaGTAGAGAGTAGAGAGTAGTTTCTTTTTTTAAGGATACTCATCTTATCTTATCTATATAAAACCAAAGACATTTCAAACATTCCCCTTAAACCACATCATCAcatatatatttttatttttatttttatttttttaagtaAATGTAGAACCCACTGAAAAATAGTTGGAACTAATTGCTGAAAAACCAATATGTTTATGTTTTAAACGTAAATGTTTACGTTTATATTTCCTACACGTAAATATTAGTGAATAATaacgaaaaataaataatttaaaatgtaaataattcagCCCAAAATTTTACTAATAAATTACACCAACTGTTAAAAATCCAGTCCAAAATTTACCacaataataaattacaataacaattaaaataaagtaCGAAAAAATACATCAATTGATAAGGGCATCaacaatagaggtttgtcaacaaagatttgtgtactttttagaggtttgttgacaaacctctctaTTGTTGGGAATGAGTGTTGAGGTTAGAATGGTTACAATTTTGTATACAAGTTTGTGTTTTTAGCTGTGAGTGATAGTGGACCTCATATAGTATACCTTTATGAGGTTTGTCTATATTTAAGaggtttgtctattgttgtattaaGGTTTCTTGTTAGAGAGGTTTATGTGTTGAGTGATATAACATTAGACAAACCTCATTTGGGGTTTGTCTATTCCTAATGCCCTAACAATCAATATTGTTACAAAAATACTAAATACTAAATTTAAGTTAAATTAACCGTAAATGAAGTAAGAAATTAAAGAACAACATACTAGAATTTTCTTTTTAAAAAATAAGCTATTATCTCCTAAATATATTCAGTCAAATATAATTTTTCTATATGACATGCATATTGttttatatacattgcatttaataTACTCTATACCATTTTTTAACACTGCATTTTTGCAGTGTTTTAATCTATTATCATTATAAGAGATAGAGTATAATATATTTATGCATTTTTGGTTAATATGTTTTAAATGTTGGCTATTTACGATGTTATTAAAAATATACCCATGCAATTTTACACGGGTTGAAAACTAGTTACCACTCCTACAAGATAACCTGCATGAAACCAAAATTTTCTAATCTACCTCTTGGGCTTATACTTCACTTGGGCCTTAGGGTCTCGACTTTTGACATAACCCAACATACTCTCCTACAAAATCTACAATCCGATTATCCCTCAACTTCCATTATAACGCATCATAAGATCAAATGGACTctaatttttttattagttttaacaTTGCTACATCAAATGACTATATTATGTGTCCGAAATAGCACTTAGTAGTTTACAAATAGGTTGAAAAACACTTcaattttatttgaaattttttttttatcggAAAGTTTAACAAGTTAATTGTTCTCATTCCCAAATTCTTCGGATAAAAAAGTCGCGTCATATATTCCGAAACCAATAAACCTCTCATGGATAGAACCGGGCACGTTGAATTGCGACTCTAGCTATGACGGCCTTTTTACTGCGAGTAATATATTTTTGAAAAAACACGAAAAGAAAAAAAGGCCATTGTAGAGCCGCCATGTGACATGATGGCTTATTGGCTTTATACCGGCTTTAGAATTTAGAAATTTTTCGATCATATATGAACGCCAGTTCGACAAATATTTCTAAACCGATCTCCAATCGCTATAATTTCCATTGTCCATTTTTAAACAttattttttgtttaaaaaaaaaaaaaaaaaaaaaaaaattttcttcaCCAAGTGTTATGAAGTATTTGATTATGTTCATTAGTTTACATGAACAATGTTccctgtcaaaaaaaaaaaaatgtacatAAATGTTGAATAGAATCGATTAATATGTTTAAACACTCGAAAATAGGTACATTCCATTTTGTAATGATCTCTATTCCTCTTTGAATTTCCCCTTTTTTTATCCTATAATTATTTAAAGCAAAGAAACTAAAAATCCTCCCAAAACACAAAAAATAGAAACCAACTCCTTTACAGCACCACCCTTTTGTTTAGCCGATTCAAGAGTCCAAGGAGCTGGAGCTACAGCAGACCCATTAACAGTCTCGACGTCTACCCCGCTACTCAAATCAATCTTCATCTTAGACTTAAAATTATCGGGTTCCATAGCATGCGCATCCATCCTTCCAGCAGTTACTGGCCCAATTTGCCAAACCATGTTTACAGTAGGCTCACCAGCCGGTAAAGCCCACGTCCCAAAAACGGTCAATTTACCGAGGGAAGCTTCACAAGAAAGCCCGGTAACATTGTATGAGAGAGGCCCCTGCCTGATCGAATGGTAAGAGGTGATGTCCACTGTCTGGACGATATTAAATAGGCCGATTGTTCCAGGTGAAAAGGTTGCAATCGCTTGGGCTCCCAACATACCTGACCCTGTCGGGTTTAATGCCCACGCAATCCAACTATCTTTGCTGGATGCTGGGGCCGTGTAGGCCATTGAGAGGGCGGAGGTGGATGTGTCATATGTCCAATGTAAGGTGGCGTTTAGAGTCGGAAGATCCATACATTTCGCGAAAAGTTGGTTTTTGGAAAAAGTCATGGATTTGCATTGTGGTTGGGAGTTGGTAGGGTGAGGTAGGAGGGTTATGAGACATAGTGTCATCAACATTATTCTAAGGAAAGCCGCCATGGTTCGAATAATGGAGATGACACCATAAAAAAGAAAAGGGGGAACAAA
It includes:
- the LOC141589857 gene encoding auxin-induced in root cultures protein 12-like, coding for MAAFLRIMLMTLCLITLLPHPTNSQPQCKSMTFSKNQLFAKCMDLPTLNATLHWTYDTSTSALSMAYTAPASSKDSWIAWALNPTGSGMLGAQAIATFSPGTIGLFNIVQTVDITSYHSIRQGPLSYNVTGLSCEASLGKLTVFGTWALPAGEPTVNMVWQIGPVTAGRMDAHAMEPDNFKSKMKIDLSSGVDVETVNGSAVAPAPWTLESAKQKGGAVKELGTLFM